TAATAAAAATCTTTAATCTATCTATGTTTGCAGCTATCCAATACGGAAAAATCTTCTCTAACCAAGTATCTCCATTTTCAAAATATATCTTTGCTTCTTCATGAAGCTCTAATTTCATATTTTTCAAGTTTGGAAATTCACCTTGTTTTGCAAATAAATCTTTTTGTTTATGCACTTCTTTTACTTTTTTTAGTAAAATTCTTATTAATTCTTGTGAAAAATCACTTCTAACAACAAGATTTGCTGTAGTTGCAAGTAAGTTGATATTTTCATCTGGCAAATTTCTATATAAATCTAATGTTCCCTCATAAAGAGTAAGTGATTCTAAATATGAGTATTTTCTACTATAAGCTTTTGCTCTTTTAAAATTTAAAACATTAATATTAGGATTTGCAAGTAAGCTTTTTACTACTTGTGAATTATGTGATGTAACTGCAAACATTGCATCAATTTTTCCATCTAAAAGAAGTTGTTTTGCTTTAGAGCTTGAATAGTTTGAAATAGTTGAATTCTCATTTGATAGACCATTGTCTTTTAATATTTTTGAAGCTAAATCGTAAGTGCCACTTCCAATCTCTCCTATACTTATATTTTTTGTAATAAGTTGAATAATATAATCAATCTTATAACCTTCATTTTTATAAAATACCCATAAAGGTTCATAATAAACTGATGCAATTGATTTTATACTATCTGTATCTTTTGTGGTAATTGTGCCATTTTGAATAAATGCAATATCAGCTTTATTTTCATTTAAAAGCTTTATATTATCAATAGAGCCTTTTGAAGTTAAAATATTTACTTTAACTTTTTCTTCTTCAAGTAACTTTTTATAAAGCATGGCTGTTTCATAATAACTTCCATTTTTTGAACCTGTTGCTATTGTAATCTCTTTTTTTGGAGCTGGTTTTACAAACTTTGAAGTTATATAAAAAGAGGCAATAATCAATAATAAAATTGGTATAGAAATTGTAAAAAATTTATTTTTCATAATTATTGCCTTTTATGTTAATAAGCTTTATTTAATTTTGCCTCAATTTTTCTTTGAAAGAATGTAAATGTAACTACAATTACCCAATATACAATGGCAACTGCTAAAAATGATTCAAAGTATTTATAACTACTTGAAGCTTCAATTTGAGCCTTTGCCATAATCTCTGGAACTCCTAAAGTAAAAGCAAGTGATGTACTTTTAATCATGTCAATAAAGTTATTCATCAAACTAGGAATAGCAACTCTAATAGCTTGTGGTAAAACTATATAAGAAAAAGTTTGTGTTCTTGTCATTCCAAGTGAGTTTGCTGCTTCAAACTGTCCTTTATCAATAGAAGAGATAGCTCCTCTAATTGATTCTGCCATATAAGCTGAAAAGTGCAGGGCTAAACCAGCAATAGAAGCTGTATAAGCATCTAAGTTTGAAAAGATTGGAAGAATTTGAGGAAGACCAAAATATAATAAATAAAGTTGTACCAATAAAGGAGTTCCTCTAAAAAAAGAGATATATAAATCACAAAGTTGTGTAAGTACTTTTATTTTATATGTTGTAATAACAGCAATTAAAACAGCAATTATTAAAGCTATGGCAGCAGAAATAACTGCCATAGAGATAGTAATATCTATATATTTAAAAAGTATTGGGAAAATCCCTAAGGTATAATCTATATCAAATGTGCTCATTATTTCTCTGTAATATTAGAATCAAACCATTTTACTGAAATCTTTTTTAATGTACCATCTTGTTTTAATTCTTTTATAGCTTTATTTACTTTTTCAACTAAAGCTTTATTCTTTTCATTTTTAACAAAAGGAAAAGAGTTTGTTAATACTTCAAGTGGTTCACCTACTATTTTTAAAGGTAAGTTTGCTTTTTTGATTAGTTCTACTGCTGAGATTCTATCTTGAACGAATGCAGCAATTCTTTTAAGTTTTACATCTTGTTCAAAACCATTTCCCTCATAAGTGATTAGTTCAACCTCATTGTTTGTATCTAAACTTCTTACAATTTGTGCATAGTTTGTACCTAGTGTAACACCAACTTTTTTCCCTTTTAAATCTTCAAATGATTTAATTTCATTATTATCTTTATGTACAATAATTTGTGCTCCATCATAAACATAAGGAGTTGGGAAGTAGTATTTTTCTAATCTTTTTGGTGTTGTTGTAATTTGATTTGAAATTGTATCAATTTTACCTGTTTCAAGCATTCCAAAAAGTCCAGAGAATTTTGCTGTTTTAAACTCAATTTTTGCATCAAGTTTCTCTCCAATTGCATTCCAAACATCTATTTCAAAACCTTGAAGTTTATCATCTTTGTAAAAAGTAAATGGAAAATATCCACCTGAAGTTCCAACTTTTATAACTTCCTTTTCTTTTGATGTCTTAGAAGAATTGTCATCACTACATCCAATAAATAGCAAAGCAAATATTGTAATAAAAGCTAATGTTATTTTTTTCATAAATATCCTTTATATTATTTTTGTGAAATTTTACATTATTTTTGTTAATTGTTACTTACTTTTAAAGTTTATATAAATTTTATTAAATATTTGTAGAAACTTAAGAAGAGTATATCTTCTTAAGTTTTAAAGAATAGTGTTTTCAAGTAATATTTTAAAGCCTATGATTATAAGAACAACACCACCAAGAATCTCTGCTTTACTTTCATATCTTGCAGTTCCCTTTGAACCAATCATAACCCCAATAAAACTAAAAATAAATGTTGTAATACCTATAATTAGCAAAGAAAGATAAACATTTAAATCAAATAAATGAAGTGTAAAACCAGCTGCCATTGCATCTATACTAGTTGCAACCGCTAAAGTTAATAAAACTTTAGTTGAAACCTTTGCTATATCCTCTTCTGTATTTTCTCCAAAAGCTTCATATATCATCTTTCCACCAATAATTAAAAGAAGGAAAAACGCAAGCCAATAATCAAAACCACCAATAATATCTTTTAATCCAACTCCACCAAAGTATCCAATAAAGGGCATTAAAGCTTGAAAAAAACCAAAAAATAAACCAGCTTTAATAGCTAAAGTTTTTAAATTCTCATTACTTTTTATACCCAATCCAATAGATACTGCAAAAGCATCCATACTTAATGCAATTGCTAATATTATTATTTCTAGCATCTAATAGCTTCCTTTTTTTTATATGAAAGTGAAATTATAGTCAAAACTAAAAAAGTAGTGGCTGAAAAAATAAATGGAATTTCTGGTTTTATTTGATAAAGCATTGTACTTAATAGTGGTCCTATTATTATTCCCAAACCTTGTGCTGCTGATACTGTACCTGCTGCAACTCCTTGTTCATGTTCTTGTACACTATTTGCTGTTATTGCTAAAAATGCTGGCATTAACATACCTAATCCAACTGTTCCTATACTAAATGCAATAGTTAGCTCAATTTGTGTTGTAATAATACTAACTAAGAAGTATCCAATTGCGCAAAGTATTGAACCTAAAACTAACCAAGTATGTGAAGAGATATTTTTTAATTTTGAAACTACAATTTGAGTTAAAATAAAAACAACTCCTATAATTGCTAAAATATAACCAGTACTTTTTGCAGTTTGAACTTGTGTTAAATGAAATTTATCAAGTATATAAAAACCTAAACAAACTTGTGATGTTACAATACTATACATAGTAAAAAATGATGCAATCATAGGAAGTCTTAATCTTTTATCTAAAAAATGAATAGCTTTTTCTTTAGTTTTTTCTCTTTTTTTACTTGGTTCTAAACTAAAATATATAATAACTACTGCAATTAAAGGTAAAATAGCAGCTACATATAAAGGTGCAGTTAATCCATAAACTGCTAAGGCTCCACCAATGATTGGTCCTATAATCATTCCAATTCCATTTGCTGCACCTAAGCTTGCCATATATGAAGTTCTTTTACTAGGTTCCACTTTATCAGCAATTAAGGCATTTGATACAGGTGGAATTGCAGAATAAAATACTCCAATCATGAGCCTTGCAAAAACCAATGCAATCAATGAAATGATAATTGAGGGTGGATTTATTATTGCATAGTTTATATATCCTGCTAAAAATAAGTAAGATAGAAAAAAACCAAATATTGAAAAAATCAAAATAGTTTTTCTTCCATAATAATCACTTTTTTTACCCCAAAACCTTGAGAGTAATACCCATGCAACACCTGCTAGTGCAACCATAAGTCCGGCATGCCATTCTTGTAAATTTAACTCTCTTATAATTGGTCCAACAACTGCTAAAAAAGCCATCATTGAAGACACACATAAAATATTTATTGCCATTAAAGGCTTTATTTCTTTCATTTTTTATCCTATTGTATTTAAATTATTTGTCTCTATTCTTTCTTTTTCTTCTTTTGATAAAAAACTATCAATTTTAAATGATAAAATCAAAGGAATAAAAGCTATTAAGCAAATAGCTAAAACTATATTTTCATAACCAAATTTTCCAGAAAAAAAGATGCTCATACTTGCAAAAATCAGTCCAGAAAGCATAAACATACTATGTTGAATTGCATATTGAGAAGCTGGATTATTACTATCTATTTCATCCATCATCAAAGTTGAAATTACAGTTGTTGATGGAGTATAAAAAATAAATATTGTTCCAATTGTTAAAATCACATGAGTAGTGCTTGAATATCCATGTAGTAGTAAAATCAAGAAAAAGAGTCCTATAATTTGACCTATTGAGCAAAAAATCAAAACTCTTTTTTTGCCAAATTTATTTATTAGCCATGAAGCACCAAAAGATGCAACAATTCCAATGCTGTATCCAATAATATGTACAATTAGTCCAATATCTTTTAATTCCCATCCTAAATCAACTAAAATTGGAGATATTAGTCCATGTGCAGTTGCAACAGCACAAGGAAAAAGAAGAATGAAAATAAGCCATATTTTTCTATTTTTACCTTTCCAAAAACTATAAAACTCTTTAAAAACAAATCTTTTTTGCTTAGCTTTTCTTTCCCAAGCAGGCTCTTTAAATAGTAAAAGTTGAATTATTGCAATAGAAGTAAAAGATGCAAGTATTAAAACTGTTGTTTGCCATTGAAGATATGAATATATAATTAGGGCAACTCCTCCTCCTAAAACTGATCCTAAAAGACCTCCTGATACTTTAATAGCATTTCCAAAAGGTCTTTGCTCTTTTGTTAAAGTTTTATATACAAGTGCATCTAAGGCAATATCTTGAGTAGCAGAGAAAAAAGAAAAAATAACTGCGCATAAAAGAATTATTGAGATATGAGTTGTTACTTCATAAAAAGATGCAAAAAAGAGTGAACTTACCATTATTATTTGAGAAAGTATTAGCCAAAACCTATAATGACCAATTCTTTGAAAATTTACTTTATCAATAAAAGGAGCCCACACAAATCTTAAAACCCAAAAAAATCCTAGCATATAAACTATGCCAAGATTTTCTAAAGACATTCCTGTTTTCCTTAAAA
The window above is part of the Malaciobacter marinus genome. Proteins encoded here:
- a CDS encoding TAXI family TRAP transporter solute-binding subunit, with protein sequence MKNKFFTISIPILLLIIASFYITSKFVKPAPKKEITIATGSKNGSYYETAMLYKKLLEEEKVKVNILTSKGSIDNIKLLNENKADIAFIQNGTITTKDTDSIKSIASVYYEPLWVFYKNEGYKIDYIIQLITKNISIGEIGSGTYDLASKILKDNGLSNENSTISNYSSSKAKQLLLDGKIDAMFAVTSHNSQVVKSLLANPNINVLNFKRAKAYSRKYSYLESLTLYEGTLDLYRNLPDENINLLATTANLVVRSDFSQELIRILLKKVKEVHKQKDLFAKQGEFPNLKNMKLELHEEAKIYFENGDTWLEKIFPYWIAANIDRLKIFIIPLLTLLFPLFKGVLPLYQWSMRSKIYKWYDEVKSVEIEIGYLNKEQLQTQLEKLQDLQDEISKETKVPLSFMGEYYNLIMHINMLEQRIKTRLKLI
- a CDS encoding amino acid ABC transporter permease, with protein sequence MSTFDIDYTLGIFPILFKYIDITISMAVISAAIALIIAVLIAVITTYKIKVLTQLCDLYISFFRGTPLLVQLYLLYFGLPQILPIFSNLDAYTASIAGLALHFSAYMAESIRGAISSIDKGQFEAANSLGMTRTQTFSYIVLPQAIRVAIPSLMNNFIDMIKSTSLAFTLGVPEIMAKAQIEASSSYKYFESFLAVAIVYWVIVVTFTFFQRKIEAKLNKAY
- a CDS encoding amino acid ABC transporter substrate-binding protein, which gives rise to MKKITLAFITIFALLFIGCSDDNSSKTSKEKEVIKVGTSGGYFPFTFYKDDKLQGFEIDVWNAIGEKLDAKIEFKTAKFSGLFGMLETGKIDTISNQITTTPKRLEKYYFPTPYVYDGAQIIVHKDNNEIKSFEDLKGKKVGVTLGTNYAQIVRSLDTNNEVELITYEGNGFEQDVKLKRIAAFVQDRISAVELIKKANLPLKIVGEPLEVLTNSFPFVKNEKNKALVEKVNKAIKELKQDGTLKKISVKWFDSNITEK
- a CDS encoding manganese efflux pump MntP family protein; this encodes MLEIIILAIALSMDAFAVSIGLGIKSNENLKTLAIKAGLFFGFFQALMPFIGYFGGVGLKDIIGGFDYWLAFFLLLIIGGKMIYEAFGENTEEDIAKVSTKVLLTLAVATSIDAMAAGFTLHLFDLNVYLSLLIIGITTFIFSFIGVMIGSKGTARYESKAEILGGVVLIIIGFKILLENTIL
- a CDS encoding MFS transporter, translating into MKEIKPLMAINILCVSSMMAFLAVVGPIIRELNLQEWHAGLMVALAGVAWVLLSRFWGKKSDYYGRKTILIFSIFGFFLSYLFLAGYINYAIINPPSIIISLIALVFARLMIGVFYSAIPPVSNALIADKVEPSKRTSYMASLGAANGIGMIIGPIIGGALAVYGLTAPLYVAAILPLIAVVIIYFSLEPSKKREKTKEKAIHFLDKRLRLPMIASFFTMYSIVTSQVCLGFYILDKFHLTQVQTAKSTGYILAIIGVVFILTQIVVSKLKNISSHTWLVLGSILCAIGYFLVSIITTQIELTIAFSIGTVGLGMLMPAFLAITANSVQEHEQGVAAGTVSAAQGLGIIIGPLLSTMLYQIKPEIPFIFSATTFLVLTIISLSYKKKEAIRC
- a CDS encoding MFS transporter, with the protein product MKILRKRDFFLFLSLYVTQFLGLGFFTEAFIAILRKTGMSLENLGIVYMLGFFWVLRFVWAPFIDKVNFQRIGHYRFWLILSQIIMVSSLFFASFYEVTTHISIILLCAVIFSFFSATQDIALDALVYKTLTKEQRPFGNAIKVSGGLLGSVLGGGVALIIYSYLQWQTTVLILASFTSIAIIQLLLFKEPAWERKAKQKRFVFKEFYSFWKGKNRKIWLIFILLFPCAVATAHGLISPILVDLGWELKDIGLIVHIIGYSIGIVASFGASWLINKFGKKRVLIFCSIGQIIGLFFLILLLHGYSSTTHVILTIGTIFIFYTPSTTVISTLMMDEIDSNNPASQYAIQHSMFMLSGLIFASMSIFFSGKFGYENIVLAICLIAFIPLILSFKIDSFLSKEEKERIETNNLNTIG